One region of Aminobacterium colombiense DSM 12261 genomic DNA includes:
- a CDS encoding YceD family protein, with the protein MAITDLPSDWSFWILLPDREEGPEVVDASWNVELKEPLFFAQEEFTFISPFQVNAHARWADQSVMVEIDLEATISVPCVRCLELTDIALRTHFMYLYSLRDFVSSGREQEADEHIVLVDSLENRLDITPQVWESLILSLPLHPLCREECKGLCPICGASLNEGDCGCNRQAIDPRLSDLLKMKEDDLEA; encoded by the coding sequence ATGGCGATAACTGATCTGCCTTCTGACTGGTCGTTCTGGATTCTTCTTCCAGATCGAGAGGAAGGTCCGGAAGTTGTAGATGCTTCCTGGAATGTGGAACTCAAGGAGCCGTTATTTTTTGCTCAGGAAGAATTTACTTTTATTTCTCCATTTCAGGTCAACGCTCATGCGCGCTGGGCTGATCAGTCAGTTATGGTTGAAATAGATCTAGAGGCAACGATTTCAGTTCCCTGTGTTCGCTGTCTTGAGCTAACAGATATTGCATTACGGACGCATTTCATGTATCTTTACTCTTTGCGGGATTTTGTATCGTCAGGTCGTGAACAGGAAGCTGACGAACATATAGTGCTTGTGGATTCTTTAGAAAACAGACTGGATATTACTCCCCAGGTGTGGGAGAGTCTTATTTTAAGCCTTCCGCTCCATCCCCTTTGCAGAGAGGAGTGCAAGGGGCTTTGTCCTATTTGCGGAGCATCTCTTAACGAAGGGGACTGCGGCTGTAACCGCCAGGCTATAGATCCCAGGCTCTCAGACCTGTTGAAAATGAAAGAAGACGATTTGGAAGCTTAA
- the plsX gene encoding phosphate acyltransferase PlsX has translation MLLALDAMGGDNAPHEPCKGAILACREFSDLEIILVGNRAQIEPIIDQAADDVRRRLSVVHTEEYISMDEHPSRSIRQKRHSSLRLAMEMARSGEAQGCVSAGNTGAIVAGGVLVVGRISGIDRPALGVAMPTLNKYTFLLDVGATVRAKPINLYQFALMGNIYSKYILGVPSPEIALLSNGSEDIKGDEVIASAKEMLKVSSLNFTGYVEGDEVPFSKADVVVCDGFSGNVVLKFAEGVIQAVYSIAKEEMGRRILPKIGMVFMVPMLKSLWGRFDYEKHGGTPLLGVKGVVIKAHGRSKAPAVASAIRVARNFVLQKGVEHITNELHKEV, from the coding sequence ATGTTGTTGGCTCTTGATGCAATGGGGGGAGACAATGCTCCACATGAGCCCTGTAAAGGGGCTATTTTAGCCTGTAGGGAATTTAGCGATCTTGAAATCATTCTTGTGGGAAATCGTGCACAAATTGAACCTATTATAGATCAGGCGGCTGATGATGTACGCCGAAGACTTTCTGTGGTCCATACGGAAGAATATATTTCCATGGATGAACATCCGAGCAGAAGCATACGACAAAAACGACATTCCAGCCTCCGGCTGGCCATGGAAATGGCTAGAAGCGGTGAAGCCCAGGGGTGTGTTTCAGCTGGGAACACGGGGGCTATCGTTGCTGGTGGTGTTCTTGTCGTAGGTCGTATATCCGGAATTGACCGCCCCGCATTAGGAGTGGCCATGCCGACTCTGAATAAATATACTTTCCTTTTAGATGTGGGAGCTACTGTTCGAGCAAAGCCTATTAATCTTTATCAATTCGCTTTAATGGGTAATATCTACTCAAAATATATCTTAGGGGTGCCTTCCCCAGAAATAGCTCTGCTTTCTAATGGTTCTGAAGATATTAAGGGAGACGAAGTTATAGCAAGCGCAAAGGAAATGTTAAAAGTTAGCTCCTTAAATTTTACAGGATACGTGGAAGGTGACGAAGTTCCTTTCAGTAAGGCTGATGTTGTGGTTTGTGATGGATTTTCTGGAAACGTGGTCTTGAAATTTGCTGAGGGCGTTATTCAGGCTGTTTATTCAATTGCCAAAGAAGAGATGGGACGAAGAATATTGCCTAAAATAGGCATGGTTTTCATGGTCCCCATGCTTAAAAGTTTATGGGGCCGGTTCGATTACGAAAAGCATGGAGGAACACCTCTTCTCGGCGTAAAAGGAGTTGTAATTAAAGCTCATGGCCGTTCGAAAGCCCCAGCTGTTGCGAGTGCGATTAGAGTGGCGAGAAACTTTGTTCTGCAAAAGGGCGTCGAACATATAACGAATGAGCTTCACAAGGAGGTTTAA
- the rpmF gene encoding 50S ribosomal protein L32: protein MATPKSRVSHARTHKRKANWLGSASMPGLTTCPHCGEMIMTYRACPECGYYRSRKVIKTTAEETVEEA from the coding sequence ATGGCAACGCCGAAAAGCAGAGTTTCTCATGCACGTACCCATAAAAGAAAAGCAAATTGGCTTGGATCTGCCTCTATGCCAGGTCTTACTACGTGCCCTCATTGCGGTGAAATGATCATGACCTACAGAGCTTGTCCCGAGTGTGGTTATTATCGTAGCCGTAAGGTTATTAAGACAACAGCTGAAGAAACAGTGGAAGAGGCCTAA
- the fabD gene encoding ACP S-malonyltransferase, which yields MRYALVFPGQGAQEVGMGKSLYDTFDAARDVFQKADHALNFKLSQLIFEGPEEKLTLTAFTQPAILTASIAAYRVLTESMGVSLKPAFLAGHSLGEYTALVAAGALSLEDGVRLVHLRGSLMQEAVPEGKGAMAALIGLEPDVVEEVCRRVAPNKECQAANFNSPGQVVISGETSFVEKAVEEAKVQGARKAVMLKVSAPFHSNLMVPVADQLQKAFEKCQWNLPHCPIVANVSAQPVFTVEDIQKALFHQTYSPVLWADSVLYMASQEVDTYLELGPGTVLAGLIKRCQKGLKTYSAMNEEDLRIIAALFNEGGAA from the coding sequence GTGAGATATGCTCTGGTTTTTCCTGGCCAAGGGGCTCAGGAAGTCGGTATGGGGAAAAGTTTATATGATACTTTTGATGCCGCACGAGACGTTTTTCAAAAAGCTGACCATGCCCTCAATTTCAAATTAAGCCAGCTCATATTTGAAGGACCCGAAGAGAAATTGACCCTTACGGCTTTTACTCAACCTGCTATTTTAACTGCAAGCATTGCCGCATATAGGGTTTTGACAGAGAGCATGGGTGTATCGTTAAAGCCGGCATTTCTTGCGGGACACAGCCTTGGAGAATATACGGCCCTTGTTGCCGCAGGAGCCCTTTCCCTGGAAGATGGAGTTCGCCTAGTCCATTTGCGAGGATCCCTGATGCAGGAGGCTGTTCCTGAGGGTAAGGGGGCAATGGCTGCCCTCATAGGGCTAGAGCCTGATGTGGTCGAAGAGGTTTGCCGAAGGGTTGCTCCGAACAAAGAATGCCAGGCCGCGAATTTCAATTCTCCTGGGCAGGTAGTTATTTCCGGAGAAACATCTTTTGTAGAAAAGGCGGTTGAAGAGGCGAAGGTCCAGGGAGCGCGTAAAGCCGTTATGTTGAAGGTGAGTGCTCCCTTCCATAGCAATTTGATGGTGCCCGTAGCGGATCAGTTGCAAAAGGCTTTTGAAAAATGCCAGTGGAATCTTCCACACTGCCCCATAGTTGCTAATGTTTCGGCCCAGCCTGTTTTTACAGTGGAAGATATTCAAAAGGCACTTTTTCATCAGACCTATAGTCCTGTCCTATGGGCAGATTCGGTTTTATATATGGCTTCACAAGAAGTTGACACTTACCTGGAATTAGGTCCAGGAACAGTTCTGGCTGGACTTATTAAAAGATGCCAGAAGGGGCTGAAAACCTATTCGGCTATGAATGAAGAGGATTTGCGGATTATAGCCGCTCTGTTTAACGAGGGAGGTGCCGCGTAA
- a CDS encoding beta-ketoacyl-ACP synthase III: protein MGQFHGRDVAILGTGMYVPEKTLTNDDLSKIVDTSDEWIQERSGIRERHIASEGELTSDLAYKASLAALEKSGVSPSELDMVIVATNSPDTVFPGVAPKVQGKLNASRAGAFDLQSGCTGCVYALTVAATGISCGLWDKVLVVGAEVLSRIINWQDRNTCVLFGDGAGAVVLGSAHAGQGRFISSDLRSDGTKSDLIIFPGGVVENPASEKTLKEGLHYVHMKGNEVFKFVNQVIPTFLKEFVRAENIQPAEIDWWLFHQANLRIVDGVMKRLDAEPEKTWINLDRYGNTSAASIFLVLAELFESGQVKKGHKMVLTSFGAGMTYGSILYEM, encoded by the coding sequence ATGGGGCAGTTTCATGGTCGTGATGTCGCTATTCTTGGAACGGGAATGTATGTTCCAGAAAAAACATTGACAAACGACGATCTTTCAAAAATAGTCGATACGAGTGATGAGTGGATACAGGAGCGTTCAGGTATTCGGGAGAGACATATCGCATCAGAAGGAGAATTGACAAGCGATTTAGCGTATAAAGCTTCTTTAGCGGCTCTTGAAAAAAGCGGCGTATCACCATCTGAACTAGACATGGTCATTGTGGCGACAAACTCCCCGGATACGGTGTTTCCTGGAGTAGCACCTAAAGTGCAGGGAAAACTAAATGCTTCTCGTGCTGGAGCCTTTGACCTCCAGTCTGGATGCACAGGGTGTGTGTATGCTCTTACTGTGGCTGCAACCGGCATTTCCTGCGGGCTTTGGGACAAGGTTCTAGTTGTGGGAGCAGAAGTGCTTTCCAGAATTATAAATTGGCAGGATCGCAATACGTGTGTGCTTTTCGGAGATGGTGCCGGAGCGGTAGTTCTTGGTTCAGCCCATGCTGGGCAAGGTCGGTTTATCTCATCTGATCTTAGGTCAGACGGAACAAAGTCAGACCTCATTATTTTCCCTGGTGGGGTTGTTGAAAATCCAGCCTCAGAAAAGACCCTTAAAGAGGGTTTGCATTATGTCCATATGAAAGGGAACGAGGTCTTTAAGTTTGTGAACCAGGTTATTCCAACCTTTTTAAAGGAGTTTGTTCGAGCTGAAAATATTCAACCGGCAGAAATCGATTGGTGGCTGTTCCATCAGGCCAATCTTCGCATAGTAGACGGAGTGATGAAGCGCCTTGATGCTGAACCTGAAAAAACATGGATAAATCTTGATCGTTACGGAAACACATCTGCGGCTTCTATTTTTCTTGTCCTTGCCGAACTTTTTGAGAGCGGGCAAGTGAAAAAAGGACATAAAATGGTGTTGACAAGTTTTGGAGCGGGCATGACATACGGCTCTATACTGTATGAGATGTGA
- the fapR gene encoding transcription factor FapR produces MVIRSKKKKQRQGKLLKLLEQNPLYTDKELADALSASVSTIRLDRALLGVPELRERTINMAQRATSKLRSLKQSEVVGDLLELEPNKWALSVLQTKKEMAFRHTDYVCDHYIYSQASSIAIAVVEADMVIIDSMRGEYKSHAKVGDVLIARAKVGVHKDNKYIVSVRTRVGDQEIFVGRFIAVVIDSLEMKS; encoded by the coding sequence TTGGTAATTCGTTCAAAAAAGAAGAAACAACGGCAAGGGAAATTATTAAAACTCCTAGAGCAAAATCCGCTTTATACGGATAAAGAATTGGCTGATGCCTTGTCAGCTAGTGTTAGCACTATTCGCCTTGATCGAGCTCTCCTTGGTGTGCCAGAATTGAGAGAGCGCACCATAAATATGGCTCAGCGTGCTACGAGCAAGCTGCGCTCATTAAAACAAAGTGAAGTGGTAGGCGATCTTCTCGAACTTGAGCCCAATAAATGGGCTTTATCAGTTCTTCAGACAAAAAAAGAGATGGCTTTCCGCCATACAGATTATGTATGTGATCATTATATATACTCCCAGGCGAGTTCAATAGCGATTGCTGTCGTTGAAGCAGATATGGTTATAATCGATTCAATGAGAGGCGAGTATAAAAGCCACGCCAAAGTTGGGGACGTACTGATCGCACGCGCTAAAGTCGGTGTTCATAAAGACAACAAATATATAGTCAGTGTCAGGACTCGGGTAGGAGATCAAGAAATTTTTGTCGGCCGTTTTATCGCTGTGGTCATCGACTCCCTCGAGATGAAGAGTTAA
- a CDS encoding tRNA(Met) cytidine acetate ligase: protein MSNNIVGIIAEYNPLHNGHVFQLEEAARRAEASGIVVVLSSHFTQRGEPSFIDKWQRTALALQAGADIVLELPVFFSCHNAGVFAAGAVDILAACHTVTHLSFGMENHCSDLSAILDILIHEPDPFKRQLRRYLDKGYSYVKARAMAMDEMIPLSGSILSLPNNSLALAYLLHSRKKGYPFQPLPIERKGADFHDEKSCGKWASASAIRKAYSDGRISDVHMALPLYSRLVLERTLEEGRIVFSAQNLWPFLQTSLLRSSQEEISRTAEMKEGLENLFLKLAATSSSWKEFISKGTSKRYTMGTLQRLAIHYLLGISHWENRAWQRLGPQYIRVLGFSQKGQKMLRDMRKRSTLPIITRGHMPPSQGIGSRLLQLEHFASILWEHLVPSPLFNQEIKAKPLQTESSFLDLN, encoded by the coding sequence ATGAGCAACAACATTGTTGGCATCATCGCAGAGTATAACCCACTGCATAATGGGCATGTATTCCAATTGGAAGAGGCTGCTCGAAGAGCAGAAGCTTCAGGAATAGTTGTTGTTCTCTCTTCCCACTTCACCCAAAGAGGAGAACCCTCTTTTATTGATAAATGGCAGCGCACTGCCCTGGCCCTTCAGGCAGGAGCAGATATTGTCTTAGAACTGCCAGTTTTTTTCTCGTGCCATAATGCCGGAGTTTTCGCCGCAGGAGCGGTAGATATTCTGGCAGCATGCCACACTGTTACCCATCTATCTTTTGGCATGGAAAATCATTGCAGTGATTTGTCTGCAATCCTTGACATTCTAATTCACGAACCTGATCCTTTCAAGAGACAACTCCGCCGTTATCTGGATAAAGGGTACTCATATGTAAAAGCGCGAGCAATGGCTATGGATGAAATGATCCCATTATCTGGTTCCATTCTTTCTCTCCCCAACAATTCTCTCGCTCTGGCCTACCTTCTCCACTCCAGAAAAAAGGGATACCCCTTCCAGCCCCTTCCCATAGAGAGGAAGGGGGCGGATTTCCATGATGAAAAGAGCTGCGGCAAATGGGCCAGCGCATCTGCCATCAGAAAAGCATATAGTGATGGAAGGATCTCTGATGTACACATGGCCCTCCCCCTCTACTCCCGTCTGGTCCTTGAAAGAACCTTGGAGGAAGGAAGGATCGTTTTTTCTGCCCAAAATCTCTGGCCCTTCCTTCAGACAAGCCTTCTGCGGAGCTCACAGGAAGAAATTTCTCGTACGGCGGAAATGAAAGAAGGGCTTGAAAATCTATTTCTCAAGCTAGCTGCCACGAGTTCTTCATGGAAAGAATTCATTTCAAAGGGCACCTCTAAGCGCTATACCATGGGGACGCTCCAGCGCCTCGCAATCCATTACCTATTAGGTATCTCCCATTGGGAGAACAGAGCATGGCAGCGATTAGGCCCTCAATATATTCGCGTACTCGGATTTTCACAAAAGGGGCAGAAAATGCTGAGGGATATGAGAAAAAGGTCTACACTACCTATTATAACAAGGGGGCACATGCCGCCCTCCCAGGGGATTGGAAGCCGGCTCCTACAACTGGAACACTTTGCCTCCATATTGTGGGAGCATCTTGTCCCATCTCCTCTATTCAACCAGGAAATAAAGGCAAAGCCTCTTCAGACAGAGAGCTCCTTCCTTGACCTTAATTAA
- the fabF gene encoding beta-ketoacyl-ACP synthase II: MRRVVITGLGLVSPIANGRENFWQALKEGKNGVLPFSTFDASDLPVTFGAEIKDFDPTLWLDKKEAKRSDRVIHFAVAAADLAVEDAHLDVTSLDSNRFGVYIGTGQGGIETTFNNFQTLIEKGPRRVSPFFIPMMISNMSTAYVAIRYGAKGPNMCVVTACATGTNSIGEAYYSILRDDADIILAGGTEAALRSISIAGFAAMKALSTRNDEPERASRPFDKDRDGFVMGEGAGVLVLEELEHAKKRGATIYGEIVGYGSTCDASHITAPDPQGDGAVRAMRQAMRQAKWLPEDVDYINAHGTSTELNDKMEAMAINTVFGDHTPKVHVNSTKSMIGHCLGAAGALETIAAIQTIAEGVIHPTRNYETPDPECAINVVGTEAVSKDVARLLVNSFGFGGHNAVVAIQKFEG, translated from the coding sequence TTGAGAAGGGTAGTTATCACAGGGCTTGGTCTTGTCAGCCCAATCGCGAATGGTAGGGAAAACTTTTGGCAGGCTCTTAAAGAAGGGAAAAACGGAGTTTTACCTTTTTCCACATTTGATGCCAGTGATCTCCCGGTAACCTTTGGCGCCGAGATAAAAGATTTTGACCCAACACTTTGGCTTGACAAAAAAGAGGCAAAACGATCGGATCGGGTAATTCATTTTGCCGTTGCTGCTGCAGATCTTGCAGTTGAGGATGCCCATCTGGATGTAACGAGCCTGGATTCGAATAGATTCGGAGTTTATATTGGAACAGGTCAGGGGGGTATTGAAACCACATTTAACAACTTTCAGACCCTTATTGAAAAAGGACCAAGACGGGTAAGTCCCTTCTTTATCCCTATGATGATCAGTAATATGTCAACGGCCTATGTGGCTATCAGATATGGTGCCAAGGGCCCCAATATGTGTGTTGTTACAGCTTGTGCCACTGGAACGAATAGCATTGGCGAAGCATATTACTCCATATTGCGTGATGATGCTGACATTATTCTAGCTGGAGGGACAGAAGCAGCCCTTCGTTCCATAAGCATAGCTGGTTTTGCGGCAATGAAAGCTCTCTCTACTCGAAATGACGAACCAGAACGCGCATCTCGTCCTTTTGATAAGGATCGTGACGGGTTCGTTATGGGAGAAGGGGCAGGGGTTCTTGTTTTAGAAGAGCTCGAGCATGCCAAAAAAAGAGGAGCTACGATCTATGGCGAGATAGTGGGATATGGCTCTACATGCGATGCGAGCCACATAACGGCGCCAGACCCCCAGGGTGATGGAGCTGTAAGAGCTATGCGCCAGGCCATGCGTCAGGCAAAATGGCTTCCTGAAGATGTAGACTATATCAATGCCCATGGGACATCGACAGAGCTCAATGATAAAATGGAAGCCATGGCAATAAATACTGTTTTTGGCGACCATACGCCGAAAGTTCACGTTAACTCAACAAAATCTATGATAGGACACTGTTTGGGAGCAGCAGGAGCCCTTGAAACCATAGCCGCAATCCAGACAATTGCAGAGGGAGTTATTCATCCAACAAGAAACTATGAAACTCCAGATCCAGAGTGCGCTATTAATGTTGTGGGGACAGAGGCCGTTTCTAAAGATGTCGCCCGTCTTCTCGTTAATAGCTTTGGTTTTGGCGGGCATAACGCAGTTGTAGCAATCCAGAAATTCGAGGGGTAA
- the acpP gene encoding acyl carrier protein, producing the protein MKKDEVIAHLKEIIIDRLDVEESQIVPEASFVEDLGADSLDIVELIMGIEEEFDIEIPDEDAEKLTSVGEAMKYTLDKLGVEE; encoded by the coding sequence ATGAAGAAAGACGAAGTAATTGCCCATCTGAAAGAAATAATCATCGATAGACTAGACGTAGAAGAAAGCCAGATCGTCCCTGAGGCATCCTTTGTAGAAGATCTTGGGGCAGATTCTCTTGACATTGTTGAGCTCATTATGGGTATAGAGGAAGAGTTTGACATCGAGATTCCTGATGAGGATGCAGAAAAGCTCACTTCCGTAGGGGAAGCTATGAAGTATACCCTCGATAAGCTTGGAGTGGAAGAATAA
- a CDS encoding acetate/propionate family kinase gives MKILVLNCGSSSLKYQLFDMETEAVLAKGLVERIGIEGSRIKHSKTGMDPVIKNIEINNHKVAIKHVLEALLSTEHGVLKSLDELNAVGHRVVHAGEKFAYSVMINKEVIDALQECVPLAPLHNPANLMGIEAMQEALPNVPQVGVFDTAFHQTMPGRAFMYGVPYHYYEKYKVRRYGFHGTSHFYVSYRAAEFLGRDVKDLKIVTCHLGNGSSITAVDGGKSIDTSMGFSPLPGVIMGTRAGDVDPQLLTFLAEQEDIDPKAMNHILNKESGLLGISGISSDLRDIEEEAAKGNKRAELAESMLYYGIKKYVGAYAAAMGGIDALVFTAGIGENSARAREMVCKNMEFLGIKIDSEKNNVRGKEAVISTDDSRVKVLVIPTNEELVIARDTRDIVSK, from the coding sequence ATGAAAATACTAGTTCTTAATTGCGGAAGCTCGTCTTTAAAGTATCAGCTTTTTGATATGGAAACAGAGGCCGTTCTAGCCAAGGGGCTGGTAGAGCGTATTGGGATTGAAGGTTCTCGTATTAAGCATTCTAAGACTGGAATGGATCCTGTAATTAAAAACATTGAAATTAATAACCACAAAGTAGCTATCAAACATGTACTTGAGGCCTTGCTCAGCACAGAACACGGTGTGCTGAAAAGTCTAGACGAGCTCAATGCGGTCGGACATAGGGTAGTTCATGCGGGAGAGAAGTTCGCCTATTCTGTCATGATAAACAAAGAAGTTATCGATGCTCTTCAGGAATGTGTGCCTCTTGCCCCTCTTCATAATCCGGCAAATCTTATGGGCATCGAAGCTATGCAGGAAGCTCTTCCCAATGTTCCTCAGGTTGGTGTTTTTGATACAGCTTTCCATCAGACAATGCCGGGTCGGGCATTTATGTACGGAGTCCCATATCACTACTATGAAAAGTATAAAGTTCGCCGATATGGTTTTCATGGAACAAGCCATTTCTATGTTTCCTACAGAGCGGCTGAGTTTTTAGGGAGAGATGTTAAAGATCTGAAGATTGTAACATGCCATTTAGGGAATGGAAGTTCCATTACGGCTGTCGATGGCGGCAAATCCATCGACACAAGCATGGGTTTCAGCCCGCTTCCCGGCGTTATTATGGGAACTCGCGCCGGAGATGTCGACCCCCAGCTTCTTACGTTCCTTGCTGAGCAGGAAGATATTGACCCGAAAGCAATGAATCATATTCTGAACAAAGAAAGCGGCCTTCTTGGCATTTCAGGAATAAGCAGCGATCTTCGGGACATAGAAGAAGAAGCGGCGAAGGGAAATAAACGGGCAGAGCTTGCTGAATCCATGCTCTATTACGGCATTAAAAAGTATGTTGGCGCCTATGCCGCAGCTATGGGCGGTATAGATGCGCTTGTATTTACTGCTGGAATTGGAGAAAATAGTGCCAGGGCCAGAGAAATGGTTTGTAAGAATATGGAATTCCTTGGCATTAAGATCGATTCAGAGAAGAATAATGTCCGAGGGAAAGAAGCGGTAATCAGCACCGACGATTCCAGAGTCAAGGTGCTTGTCATCCCCACAAACGAAGAGCTTGTTATTGCCCGTGATACCAGGGATATAGTATCAAAGTAA
- the coaD gene encoding pantetheine-phosphate adenylyltransferase → MRRPMRAVYPGSFDPITNGHIYIAERAAALFDELVVSVLLNPQKKATFSVEERQAMAREALSHLPNVKVSFFEGLLVDFSRQERSRVIIRGLRALSDFEYEFQLALMNRQLAPDIETLFIVTDAKYSYLSSHAVKEIFHFGGPIQEMVPPGVYRRLRERFPRPFHS, encoded by the coding sequence ATGAGACGCCCCATGCGAGCTGTCTATCCAGGTTCTTTCGACCCCATTACCAATGGGCACATCTACATTGCAGAGCGAGCGGCAGCTCTTTTTGACGAACTCGTAGTAAGTGTGTTGCTTAACCCTCAAAAAAAGGCAACGTTTAGTGTGGAGGAGCGGCAGGCCATGGCGAGAGAGGCTCTAAGCCATTTACCTAATGTCAAAGTGAGTTTCTTTGAGGGGCTTCTTGTAGATTTTTCGCGGCAAGAGAGAAGCCGTGTCATTATACGCGGCCTCCGGGCTCTTTCTGATTTCGAGTATGAATTTCAGCTTGCGCTTATGAATAGGCAGCTTGCCCCAGATATAGAAACCCTTTTTATTGTGACTGACGCAAAGTATTCCTATCTTTCAAGCCATGCCGTTAAAGAGATCTTCCACTTTGGAGGACCCATTCAGGAAATGGTGCCTCCGGGAGTGTATAGGCGGCTTCGAGAACGTTTTCCGAGACCCTTCCATAGTTAA
- the fabG gene encoding 3-oxoacyl-[acyl-carrier-protein] reductase, protein MSGRVALVTGGGRGIGSAIALELASRGNNVAISYNRSENEAMKICEKMSTFGVKSLAVKCNVTFADQVEALFSEIEKELGPVEILVNNAGVTRDNLLMRMKDDDWDSVISANLTSVYRCSKQALKKMVKARWGRIINISSVVGLIGNPGQSNYCASKAGIIGFSKAIAREYGGRGITVNAIAPGFIETDMTAILKEEIKQIMLSQIPLNRVGIPEDIAKAAAFFASDDAAYITGQVLAVDGGMTMC, encoded by the coding sequence ATGTCTGGAAGGGTTGCTCTTGTAACAGGAGGTGGACGGGGCATAGGGAGTGCTATTGCACTGGAACTTGCCTCTCGAGGGAATAATGTAGCCATTAGTTATAACAGAAGCGAAAACGAAGCGATGAAAATATGTGAAAAAATGTCAACCTTTGGCGTTAAGAGCCTGGCGGTAAAATGTAACGTTACATTTGCAGATCAGGTAGAGGCTCTGTTTTCAGAGATTGAAAAAGAGCTTGGGCCTGTGGAAATACTTGTTAACAACGCAGGTGTAACCCGGGACAATCTTCTTATGCGCATGAAGGATGATGATTGGGATAGCGTTATTTCAGCCAATCTGACATCCGTATATCGCTGTTCTAAACAGGCCCTTAAGAAAATGGTAAAAGCCAGGTGGGGGCGAATAATTAATATTTCATCAGTTGTAGGGCTCATTGGAAACCCCGGCCAGTCAAACTACTGTGCTTCAAAGGCAGGCATAATAGGCTTTTCAAAGGCTATTGCAAGAGAATACGGAGGGAGGGGCATTACAGTCAATGCCATAGCACCGGGATTTATTGAAACAGATATGACCGCTATCTTGAAAGAAGAGATAAAACAGATTATGCTGTCTCAGATCCCACTGAATAGAGTAGGAATACCCGAGGATATAGCGAAAGCTGCAGCTTTTTTTGCCAGTGATGATGCAGCATATATTACAGGACAGGTGTTAGCCGTCGATGGCGGCATGACCATGTGTTAA
- a CDS encoding nitronate monooxygenase, producing MVWENRVTRILGVKYPLIQGGMAWVANSALAAAVSNGGGIGLIGAANMPPEILDQELVRIRQLTDKPFGLNIMLMSPTADDALELAEKHRVPIVTTGAGSPGKVIDRLKPLGTVVIPVVASVAQAKRVEKQGADAVVAEGTEAGGHVGDTTTMVLVPQVVDALGIPVIAAGGIADGRGVAAAFCLGAEGVQVGTRMVCCSECSVHQNYKEAIIKARDRSNVVTGRPTGHPVRCLKNKLTSRFEELESAGASIEEIEKLGTGRLRAAVVNGDVEWGSLMAGQSSAMINDIKPAAEIIHAMFDEAAGVIAKLPHFVF from the coding sequence TTGGTTTGGGAAAATAGAGTAACGCGAATTCTTGGGGTGAAATATCCACTCATACAGGGAGGCATGGCCTGGGTAGCAAATTCGGCCCTTGCCGCAGCTGTGAGCAATGGCGGAGGGATAGGACTTATCGGGGCAGCTAATATGCCTCCAGAAATTCTCGACCAGGAACTCGTGCGGATAAGGCAGCTTACAGATAAGCCTTTTGGGCTCAATATTATGCTTATGTCTCCTACCGCGGATGATGCACTGGAACTTGCAGAAAAACACCGTGTCCCCATAGTGACCACTGGTGCGGGAAGTCCGGGGAAAGTTATCGATAGATTAAAACCTCTCGGGACGGTAGTTATCCCTGTTGTCGCATCAGTAGCTCAGGCTAAACGGGTGGAAAAACAAGGTGCTGACGCTGTTGTGGCAGAAGGAACAGAAGCGGGGGGACACGTTGGAGATACGACTACGATGGTTCTCGTGCCTCAAGTAGTGGATGCACTTGGAATTCCAGTTATAGCGGCAGGTGGAATAGCGGATGGACGTGGAGTAGCCGCCGCTTTCTGTCTTGGCGCTGAGGGAGTTCAGGTGGGAACCAGGATGGTATGCTGTTCTGAGTGTTCAGTTCATCAGAATTACAAAGAGGCTATTATAAAGGCTCGTGACAGAAGCAATGTAGTAACGGGTAGGCCTACCGGGCACCCTGTACGTTGTCTAAAAAATAAACTAACATCACGTTTTGAAGAACTTGAATCAGCAGGAGCATCAATAGAGGAAATAGAAAAACTTGGCACTGGAAGGCTGAGGGCGGCGGTGGTTAATGGCGACGTTGAGTGGGGGTCTCTTATGGCCGGGCAAAGCTCTGCCATGATCAATGACATTAAACCAGCTGCGGAAATTATACATGCCATGTTTGACGAAGCTGCTGGCGTTATAGCTAAGCTCCCTCATTTTGTGTTTTAG